The following coding sequences are from one Triticum aestivum cultivar Chinese Spring chromosome 5A, IWGSC CS RefSeq v2.1, whole genome shotgun sequence window:
- the LOC123106176 gene encoding probable nicotianamine synthase 2 yields MAAQNNKEVDALVEKITGLHSAIAKLPSLSPCPDVDALFTELVTACVPPSPVDVTKLGPEAQKMREGLIRLCSEAEGKLEAHYSDMLAAFDNPLDHLGMFPYYSNYINLSKLEYELLARYVPGGIAPARVAFIGSGPLPFSSFVLAARHLPNTMFGNYDLCGAANDRASKLFRADKDMGARMSFHTADVADLAGELATYDVVFLAALVGMAAEDKAKVIAHLGTHMADGAALVVRSAHGARGFLYPIVDPQDITLGGFEVLAVCHPDDDVVNSVIIAQKSKDVHVSGLHSGRAVGGQSARGTVPVVSPPRRFGEMVADMTQKREEFANAEVAF; encoded by the coding sequence ATGGCTGCCCAGAACAACAAGGAGGTGGATGCCCTGGTGGAGAAGATCACCGGGCTCCACTCCGCCATCGCCAAGCTGCCGTCGCTCAGCCCATGCCCGGACGTCGACGCGCTCTTCACCGAGCTGGTCACGGCTTGCGTTCCCCCGAGCCCCGTGGACGTGACCAAGCTCGGCCCGGAGGCGCAGAAGATGCGGGAGGGCCTCATCCGCCTTTGCTCCGAGGCCGAGGGGAAGCTTGAGGCGCACTACTCCGACATGCTCGCCGCCTTTGACAACCCGCTGGATCACCTCGGCATGTTCCCCTACTACAGCAACTACATCAACCTCAGCAAGCTGGAGTACGAGCTCCTGGCGCGCTACGTGCCCGGAGGCATTGCCCCGGCCCGTGTCGCGTTCATTGGCTCCGGCCCGCTGCCGTTCAGCTCCTTCGTCCTGGCCGCGCGCCACCTGCCCAACACCATGTTCGGCAACTACGACCTGTGCGGCGCGGCCAACGACCGAGCCAGCAAGCTGTTCCGCGCGGACAAGGACATGGGCGCCCGCATGTCGTTCCACACGGCCGACGTAGCGGACCTCGCTGGCGAGCTCGCTACATACGACGTGGTCTTCCTGGCCGCGCTCGTCGGCATGGCCGCCGAGGACAAGGCCAAGGTGATAGCACACCTCGGTACACACATGGCAGACGGGGCGGCCCTCGTCGTGCGCAGCGCACACGGGGCACGCGGGTTCCTGTACCCGATCGTCGACCCCCAGGACATCACCCTGGGCGGGTTCGAGGTGCTGGCCGTGTGCCACCCAGACGACGACGTGGTGAACTCCGTCATCATCGCACAGAAGTCCAAGGACGTGCATGTGAGTGGACTTCACAGCGGGCGTGCTGTGGGTGGACAGTCTGCTCGCGGCACGGTGCCGGTGGTCAGCCCGCCGCGCAGGTTCGGTGAGATGGTGGCGGATATGACACAGAAGAGAGAGGAGTTTGCCAACGCCGAGGTGGCCTTTTGA